In Actinoplanes derwentensis, the following proteins share a genomic window:
- a CDS encoding coiled-coil domain-containing protein, translating to MAASLPRRFATLLALFAAVFAVALAVPGSPALAADPEGGTKKLRTALETAAKGYDSAKTKLANSKKRQKLLTTALKDAETNSSTLTAQVNEVANRAYQMGRVSTAGLLLNSANPSDFIEKVQSLDMLAQMDGGTLADYRQQIETASKAKIALDAEVKEQQRQVNVMAKRKKDAETALAEVGGGSAGGFIDPNSPAAEPAPRNSDGSWPKESCTIKDPTSNGCITPRTLHAYQQAQAAGFKRYTVCFSERSSGEHPKGRACDHSAASGGFENVAATGGDKTYGDRLAAYYVKNASSLGVMYVIWYRQIWMPSTGWRAYSASGGPAAVHTNHVHLSML from the coding sequence GTGGCGGCCAGTCTCCCGCGCCGGTTCGCAACCCTGCTCGCGCTGTTCGCCGCGGTCTTCGCGGTGGCCCTTGCCGTGCCCGGTTCGCCAGCCCTTGCTGCCGACCCCGAGGGCGGTACGAAGAAGCTGCGCACCGCACTGGAGACCGCGGCCAAGGGCTACGACTCGGCGAAGACGAAGCTGGCCAACTCCAAGAAGCGGCAGAAGCTGCTCACCACCGCGCTCAAGGACGCCGAGACGAACTCGTCGACTCTGACCGCGCAGGTCAACGAGGTCGCCAACCGGGCTTACCAGATGGGCCGGGTCAGCACCGCCGGGCTGCTGCTGAACAGCGCGAACCCCAGCGACTTCATCGAGAAGGTGCAGAGCCTCGACATGCTCGCCCAGATGGACGGCGGGACACTCGCCGACTATCGCCAGCAGATCGAGACCGCGTCGAAGGCCAAGATCGCGCTCGATGCCGAGGTCAAGGAGCAGCAGCGTCAGGTCAACGTGATGGCCAAGCGGAAGAAGGACGCCGAGACCGCGCTGGCCGAGGTCGGTGGCGGCTCGGCCGGCGGCTTCATCGACCCGAACTCGCCCGCGGCCGAGCCGGCGCCCCGCAACTCCGACGGCTCCTGGCCGAAGGAGTCGTGCACGATCAAGGACCCGACCTCGAACGGGTGCATCACGCCGCGCACCCTGCACGCCTACCAGCAGGCGCAGGCGGCGGGCTTCAAGCGGTACACGGTCTGTTTCAGCGAGCGGTCCTCCGGTGAGCACCCGAAAGGCCGGGCCTGTGACCACTCCGCGGCCTCGGGCGGTTTCGAGAACGTCGCGGCCACCGGCGGCGACAAGACCTACGGCGACCGTCTCGCCGCGTACTACGTGAAGAACGCCAGCTCGCTCGGTGTGATGTACGTGATCTGGTACCGGCAGATCTGGATGCCGAGCACCGGCTGGCGCGCCTACAGCGCGAGTGGCGGCCCAGCGGCGGTGCACACCAACCACGTCCATCTCTCCATGCTGTAG
- a CDS encoding SDR family NAD(P)-dependent oxidoreductase, with translation MTSYLDEIFGLAGRTAVVTGGSSGIGRAMALALGRAGARIVLVARRAAPMAEVVAELRGHGAEADAFSADLADREAVKAVAAEIIARYDAPDVLVNSAAVNLRPPLAELSDDVWDQTLAANLTAPFLLGQAFAPAMAARGWGRIVNVVSQQAFRAYGNSGAYGAAKAGLVGLTRSQAEAWSPHGVCCNAIAPGVVHTPLTEPVFADPTKVAAHAARAMTGRNGVPGDFAGCVVFLASNAGQAVTGQTLFVDGGYSAT, from the coding sequence ATGACGTCGTATCTCGATGAGATTTTCGGGCTGGCCGGGCGGACCGCGGTGGTGACCGGCGGTAGCTCCGGGATCGGGCGGGCCATGGCGCTGGCCCTGGGCCGGGCCGGAGCCCGGATCGTGCTGGTGGCCCGGCGTGCAGCGCCGATGGCCGAAGTGGTGGCCGAACTGCGCGGTCACGGTGCGGAAGCGGACGCGTTCTCCGCGGATCTCGCCGACCGCGAGGCCGTCAAGGCCGTCGCCGCAGAGATCATTGCGCGGTACGACGCCCCTGACGTCCTGGTCAACTCGGCCGCCGTCAACCTGCGCCCGCCCCTCGCGGAGCTGAGCGACGACGTGTGGGATCAGACGCTCGCCGCGAACCTGACCGCCCCGTTCCTGCTGGGCCAGGCGTTCGCCCCGGCGATGGCCGCCCGTGGCTGGGGCCGGATCGTCAACGTCGTCTCGCAGCAGGCGTTCCGCGCCTACGGGAACAGCGGCGCCTACGGTGCGGCCAAAGCCGGACTGGTCGGCCTCACCCGATCGCAGGCCGAGGCATGGAGTCCGCACGGCGTCTGCTGCAACGCGATCGCCCCCGGGGTGGTGCACACGCCGCTGACCGAGCCGGTCTTCGCCGATCCCACGAAAGTGGCGGCGCACGCGGCTCGCGCGATGACCGGACGCAACGGCGTACCGGGCGACTTTGCCGGTTGTGTCGTTTTCCTGGCTAGTAATGCTGGTCAGGCGGTAACCGGACAGACACTCTTCGTTGACGGTGGATATTCGGCTACCTGA
- a CDS encoding inositol monophosphatase family protein: MPDRILDQVAELVREVAHTIVLPRFQHLSADDVHQKAPGDLVTIADQESEKALTRGLAALLPGSTVVGEEAVAADPAVLDRLGGDGAVWIVDPVDGTNNFAAGVTPFCVMVALVRGGVATAAWVLDVVADHLTVAETGSGTYCNGVRVKTRTDDPGAAALHGVIAHKYFPDDLREQVLSTATGLGGSNTGRHCAGYEYPAVATDEQQFAMFWRILPWDHVPGALIVSEAGGVVRHLDGSEYRPAGHQRGLLAAANEDIWNTVHGTLFPSGTPAVP, encoded by the coding sequence GTGCCTGATCGGATCCTTGATCAGGTAGCCGAACTCGTCCGCGAGGTGGCGCACACCATCGTGCTGCCGCGTTTCCAGCACCTGTCCGCCGACGACGTGCACCAGAAAGCGCCCGGCGACCTGGTCACCATCGCCGACCAGGAGTCCGAGAAGGCGCTGACCCGCGGCCTCGCCGCACTGCTGCCCGGCTCGACCGTCGTCGGTGAGGAGGCGGTGGCCGCCGACCCCGCCGTCCTGGACCGGCTCGGTGGCGACGGCGCGGTCTGGATCGTGGACCCGGTCGACGGGACCAACAACTTCGCCGCCGGGGTGACCCCGTTCTGTGTGATGGTCGCCCTGGTCCGGGGCGGGGTGGCCACCGCGGCCTGGGTCCTCGACGTGGTCGCGGACCACCTGACGGTCGCCGAGACCGGCTCGGGCACATACTGCAACGGCGTCCGGGTGAAGACCCGCACCGATGATCCGGGCGCGGCGGCGCTGCACGGCGTGATCGCTCACAAGTACTTCCCGGACGACCTTCGGGAACAGGTTCTCTCGACGGCCACCGGGCTGGGCGGTTCCAACACCGGGCGGCACTGCGCGGGGTACGAGTACCCGGCGGTCGCCACCGACGAGCAGCAGTTCGCGATGTTCTGGCGGATCCTCCCGTGGGACCACGTTCCCGGAGCCCTGATCGTCAGTGAGGCCGGCGGGGTCGTCCGGCACCTGGACGGCTCGGAGTATCGCCCCGCGGGCCATCAGCGGGGCCTGCTGGCCGCCGCCAACGAGGACATCTGGAACACAGTCCACGGCACCCTCTTCCCGTCCGGCACACCAGCCGTTCCCTGA
- a CDS encoding response regulator yields the protein MSLERENGTPIEVLLIEDDPGDVLMTQEAFEEHKVRNRLNVVSDGAEALAYLRREGQYANAVRPDLILLDLNLPRRDGREVLAEIKKDDELGRIPVVVLTTSSADEDILRSYQLHANAYVTKPVDFDRFITVIRQIDEFFVSVVKLPPRA from the coding sequence GTGAGCCTGGAACGAGAGAACGGCACCCCGATCGAGGTGCTGCTCATCGAGGACGACCCCGGCGACGTGCTGATGACGCAGGAAGCGTTCGAGGAGCACAAGGTCCGCAACCGGCTCAACGTCGTCTCCGACGGTGCTGAGGCGCTCGCCTACCTGCGGCGGGAGGGTCAGTACGCGAACGCCGTCCGTCCCGACCTGATCCTGCTCGACCTCAACCTGCCCCGGCGGGACGGCCGCGAGGTGCTCGCCGAGATCAAGAAGGACGACGAACTGGGCCGGATCCCGGTCGTCGTGCTGACCACCTCGTCCGCCGACGAGGACATCCTGCGCAGCTACCAGTTGCACGCGAACGCCTACGTCACCAAGCCGGTCGACTTCGATCGCTTCATCACGGTCATCCGGCAGATCGACGAATTCTTCGTCAGCGTCGTGAAGTTGCCGCCGCGTGCCTGA
- a CDS encoding sensor histidine kinase encodes MRISVRHWTLRVRIFALCAATGIILGGLGVVAALTAAANNRQIDNVLDRASPMRAAGETLSTALVNQETGVRGYAITGQDRTLEPYLRGLAAETDQVARIQRLLGPEDDEIRAALDTVVARAATWRANVAEPLLETVRTEGTQAAQQRVEASDTRDFDALRGAVSVMQDRISVLRASSAQAARDSSQTMVAIEVAAAVIILITGVLLLILLDRLVSRPILHLAGQVRQVAAGDYTRHIDSTVYGSPDLIGLADDVDQMRQQIASELSEVSDARQQVEWINQQLRTQAEELTRSNRDLEQFAYVASHDLQEPLRKVASFCQLLQRRYAGQMDERADQYIGFAVDGAQRMQRLINDLLAFSRIGRLTTGFTDIDLNELLSDVKSQLSGRAGGEDAEISWTGLPTVEGEEPLLSTLFVNLIGNSLKFHRPDVPSQIRISAELDGSEWRINVRDNGIGIEAEFADKVFVIFQRLHARDAYDGTGIGLAIVKKIVEYHGGRIWLDVDVAEGASIWFTLPVVPGLSPVLPASSASSTSPASSASSADSLPAGSDSSSGEEEKVGM; translated from the coding sequence GTGAGGATCAGCGTCCGGCACTGGACCCTGCGCGTCCGGATCTTCGCGCTCTGCGCGGCCACCGGAATCATCCTCGGCGGGCTCGGTGTCGTCGCCGCGCTCACCGCCGCCGCCAACAACCGGCAGATCGACAACGTCCTCGACCGGGCCAGCCCGATGCGGGCCGCCGGCGAGACCCTCAGCACCGCCCTGGTCAACCAGGAGACCGGCGTCCGCGGGTACGCCATCACCGGACAGGATCGCACCCTCGAGCCGTACCTGCGGGGCCTCGCGGCGGAGACCGATCAGGTCGCCCGGATCCAGCGCCTCCTCGGCCCCGAGGACGACGAGATCCGCGCCGCCCTCGACACCGTCGTAGCCCGCGCCGCGACCTGGCGGGCCAACGTCGCCGAACCACTCCTGGAAACCGTCCGCACCGAGGGCACACAAGCCGCCCAGCAGCGCGTCGAAGCCTCCGACACCCGCGACTTCGACGCACTGCGCGGCGCCGTCAGCGTCATGCAGGACCGGATCTCGGTGTTGCGGGCGAGTTCGGCCCAGGCCGCCCGGGACAGCAGCCAGACCATGGTGGCGATCGAGGTCGCCGCCGCGGTGATCATCCTGATCACCGGCGTGCTTCTGCTGATCCTGCTGGATCGCCTCGTCAGCCGGCCGATCCTGCACCTCGCCGGTCAGGTGCGGCAGGTCGCCGCCGGTGACTACACCCGGCACATCGACAGCACCGTGTACGGCTCACCCGACCTGATCGGGCTCGCCGACGACGTCGACCAGATGCGCCAGCAGATCGCCAGCGAACTGAGCGAGGTCAGCGACGCCCGCCAGCAGGTCGAATGGATCAACCAGCAACTGCGGACCCAGGCCGAGGAACTCACCCGGTCCAACCGTGACCTGGAACAATTCGCCTACGTCGCGTCGCACGACCTGCAGGAGCCGCTGCGTAAGGTGGCCAGCTTCTGCCAGCTCCTGCAACGCCGCTACGCCGGGCAGATGGACGAACGCGCCGACCAGTACATCGGCTTCGCCGTCGACGGCGCCCAGCGCATGCAGCGACTCATCAACGACCTGCTCGCCTTCTCCCGCATCGGCCGGCTCACCACCGGATTCACCGACATCGACCTGAATGAACTGCTCAGCGACGTGAAATCGCAGCTCTCCGGCCGGGCCGGTGGCGAGGACGCCGAGATCAGCTGGACCGGACTGCCCACCGTGGAGGGTGAGGAGCCGCTGCTCAGCACGCTCTTCGTCAACCTGATCGGTAACTCGCTGAAGTTCCACCGCCCGGACGTGCCGTCGCAGATCCGGATCAGCGCGGAACTGGACGGCTCCGAATGGCGGATCAACGTCCGGGACAACGGCATCGGGATCGAAGCCGAGTTCGCGGACAAGGTCTTCGTGATCTTCCAGCGGCTGCACGCGCGGGACGCCTACGACGGGACCGGCATCGGCCTGGCCATCGTCAAGAAGATCGTCGAATACCATGGCGGACGGATCTGGCTGGACGTCGATGTGGCGGAGGGCGCTTCGATCTGGTTCACGCTACCGGTGGTGCCGGGTCTTTCGCCTGTTCTACCCGCTTCATCAGCTTCATCCACATCACCCGCTTCGTCCGCTTCCTCTGCGGATTCTTTGCCAGCGGGGTCGGATTCGTCTTCGGGCGAGGAAGAGAAGGTGGGCATGTGA
- a CDS encoding PP2C family protein-serine/threonine phosphatase, with translation MTERSLAPRRYAPSQMERLRILLVEDDEGDAFLVRELLSEAEAPFELNVATSLRQAREMLTGVECVLLDLGLPDAEGIDGLRKLLAVAGGAAVCVLTGRSDEHLGVQAVAEGAQDYLVKGQVDGVLLIRSLRYAVERKRADENARLLREVELLQAESARLERGLLPKPLKSDDFGIEVQPFYRSGRAMGLLGGDFYDVVQVGADKLHVIVGDVCGHGVDEAALGVELRVAWRALILAGVPEDQVLKALEQVLMTERRAREVFATVASAVIDLPGNRATVRVAGHPPPVVLSGGKAAPVAVRTGIVLGVRPTPTPATELEFSGDDWSLLMYTDGLIEGRTGAGDERLDVDGLCKLLDEPDARSRPLPELPEWLVARADRDNGGPLADDVAMLLISRGGGR, from the coding sequence ATGACTGAGCGGTCCCTCGCACCTCGCAGGTACGCGCCGTCACAGATGGAACGGCTGCGCATCCTCCTGGTCGAGGACGACGAGGGCGACGCCTTCCTCGTGCGCGAGCTGTTGAGCGAGGCCGAGGCGCCGTTCGAGCTGAACGTCGCCACCAGCCTGCGCCAGGCCCGGGAGATGCTGACCGGCGTCGAATGCGTCCTGCTCGACCTCGGGCTGCCCGACGCCGAGGGCATCGACGGGCTTCGTAAACTCCTGGCCGTCGCCGGCGGCGCCGCGGTCTGTGTGCTGACCGGCCGCTCCGACGAGCACCTCGGCGTCCAGGCGGTTGCCGAGGGCGCCCAGGACTACCTGGTCAAGGGGCAGGTCGACGGGGTCCTGCTGATCCGTTCGCTGCGATACGCGGTCGAGCGTAAACGCGCCGACGAGAACGCCCGGCTGCTGCGTGAGGTCGAACTGCTCCAGGCCGAATCGGCCCGCCTGGAACGCGGTCTGCTGCCGAAACCGCTCAAGAGCGACGACTTCGGCATCGAGGTCCAGCCGTTCTACCGCTCGGGGCGGGCCATGGGCCTGCTCGGCGGCGACTTCTACGATGTGGTCCAGGTCGGCGCCGACAAACTGCACGTGATCGTCGGTGACGTCTGCGGTCACGGGGTCGACGAAGCGGCCCTCGGTGTCGAACTACGGGTCGCGTGGCGGGCACTCATCCTGGCCGGCGTGCCCGAGGACCAGGTGCTGAAAGCGCTGGAACAGGTGCTGATGACCGAACGCCGGGCCCGGGAGGTCTTCGCCACCGTCGCCTCCGCGGTCATCGACCTGCCGGGAAACCGGGCGACCGTCCGGGTCGCCGGGCACCCGCCGCCCGTCGTCCTCTCCGGTGGGAAAGCCGCGCCGGTGGCCGTGCGTACCGGGATCGTCCTCGGGGTACGACCCACTCCGACCCCCGCCACCGAACTGGAGTTCTCCGGTGACGACTGGTCTCTGTTGATGTACACCGACGGACTCATCGAAGGGCGCACCGGTGCCGGCGACGAACGACTCGACGTGGACGGGCTCTGCAAACTGCTCGACGAGCCGGACGCCCGCAGCCGCCCCCTCCCGGAACTCCCGGAATGGCTGGTGGCCCGAGCCGACCGGGACAACGGGGGCCCCCTCGCCGACGACGTGGCGATGCTGTTGATCTCCCGAGGTGGTGGCCGGTGA
- a CDS encoding M28 family peptidase: MRASVPLRSAAVVLAVLALAGFAAIRSAQPPAARTDSAPATEFSASRAFATVRTISSTPHPAGSVANDTVRDYLLTTLRGLGLSPEVQDTVSVQGAGLSSSAGGTGFARVRNVVTVIPGTASTGRVFLVAHYDSAQIAPGANDDGAGTATILEAARALTAGERPRNDVVLVLTDAEEACLCGAKAFVDQHPLARDGGVVLNLEARGSSGPAIMFETTDGNRELVETYAKTPYPVGTSFAVEIYRLLPNDTDFTPFREQPRFRGLNTAYIDGAAIYHAPTDRPEAMNQDSLQHHGSNALALIREFGDEDLGASTNVGDATYFPAPGLLVRYPGELVWPLAVLALVLALALAWTVGRRSFAAIPLTLIPIVVAPLLGQGLWMMLVAIRPGYGGLPIDPYRPMWYRLAVIALVALTILVWYALLRRRVTPAALAAGGLFWLAVLGVVLAALLPGGSYLAALPALAGSIAALVAARLRSWPALAVLTAGALVPIVVLLPAVLLLFPALGMPMAGVGAFLTVLLGLALLPMIERLHPAVQGARGMKTLRARRQGALPALVATGAVLACTATGLIVDTFDDEHPSLTHLMYALDADNGTARWLSEETEPQEWTARHVSDAPAVVADTLPAFGAELLRSGPAPAATLPAPALTLVSETRTGDQRTMKLLLDPQRTARFTTLHVATATPVTAATIGGRPAEIEPVTGGKWGFGFAFHAPPETGVEIELTVRSTGPVTFRVMDGSDDLPTVPGFQPRPAGVGVLGSHSSELVAVAKTYTL, from the coding sequence ATGCGTGCCTCAGTCCCCCTCCGATCCGCGGCCGTCGTTCTGGCCGTTCTCGCCCTGGCCGGGTTCGCGGCGATCCGTTCGGCGCAGCCACCCGCGGCGCGCACCGATTCGGCACCGGCGACCGAGTTCAGCGCTTCAAGAGCATTTGCCACGGTACGCACCATCTCGTCCACACCACACCCGGCTGGCAGTGTCGCCAACGACACGGTCCGGGACTACCTGTTGACGACCCTGCGCGGGCTCGGTCTCTCCCCCGAGGTCCAGGACACCGTGTCGGTGCAGGGCGCCGGCCTGTCGTCATCGGCGGGTGGCACCGGGTTCGCCCGGGTCCGCAACGTGGTCACGGTGATCCCGGGCACCGCGTCGACCGGGCGGGTGTTCCTGGTCGCGCACTATGACTCGGCACAGATCGCCCCGGGCGCGAACGATGACGGCGCGGGCACCGCCACGATCCTGGAGGCGGCCCGGGCGCTGACCGCCGGGGAACGGCCCCGCAACGACGTGGTGCTGGTGCTCACCGACGCCGAGGAGGCCTGTCTCTGCGGGGCCAAGGCCTTCGTCGACCAGCACCCGCTGGCCCGCGACGGGGGCGTGGTGCTCAATCTGGAGGCACGCGGCAGCAGCGGTCCGGCGATCATGTTCGAGACGACCGACGGCAACCGGGAACTGGTCGAGACGTACGCGAAGACGCCGTACCCGGTCGGTACGTCCTTCGCGGTGGAGATCTACCGGCTGCTGCCGAACGACACCGACTTCACCCCGTTCCGGGAACAGCCGCGGTTCCGGGGCCTGAACACCGCCTACATCGACGGGGCCGCGATCTATCACGCGCCGACCGACCGGCCGGAGGCGATGAACCAGGACAGCCTCCAGCACCACGGTTCCAACGCGCTCGCCCTGATCCGCGAGTTCGGCGACGAGGATCTGGGCGCGAGCACGAACGTGGGGGACGCGACCTACTTCCCGGCGCCGGGGCTGCTGGTCCGCTACCCGGGCGAACTGGTGTGGCCGCTGGCCGTACTCGCCCTGGTCCTGGCACTGGCGCTGGCCTGGACGGTCGGCCGGCGGTCCTTCGCCGCGATCCCGCTGACCCTGATCCCGATCGTCGTGGCCCCGCTGCTCGGGCAGGGGTTGTGGATGATGCTGGTGGCGATCCGTCCGGGGTACGGCGGTCTACCGATCGACCCGTACCGTCCGATGTGGTATCGATTGGCAGTTATCGCCCTGGTCGCCCTGACCATCCTGGTCTGGTACGCCCTGCTCCGCCGCCGTGTCACGCCGGCCGCCCTGGCCGCCGGTGGTCTGTTCTGGCTGGCGGTCCTCGGTGTGGTGCTTGCCGCCTTACTCCCGGGCGGTTCCTACCTAGCGGCTCTGCCGGCGCTGGCCGGTTCGATCGCCGCCCTGGTCGCGGCCCGGCTGCGGTCCTGGCCGGCGCTGGCCGTGCTGACCGCCGGCGCCCTGGTCCCGATCGTCGTCCTGCTGCCGGCCGTGTTGTTGCTCTTCCCCGCGCTGGGCATGCCGATGGCCGGGGTGGGCGCGTTCCTGACCGTGTTGCTCGGCCTCGCGCTGCTCCCGATGATCGAGCGGCTGCATCCGGCGGTCCAGGGGGCACGGGGCATGAAGACGCTGCGGGCCAGGCGGCAGGGAGCGCTGCCCGCCCTGGTCGCGACGGGGGCGGTGCTCGCGTGCACGGCGACCGGCCTGATCGTGGACACCTTCGACGACGAGCACCCGTCGCTCACCCACCTGATGTACGCGCTGGACGCCGACAACGGCACGGCCCGCTGGCTGAGCGAGGAGACCGAGCCGCAGGAGTGGACCGCCCGGCACGTCTCCGACGCACCGGCCGTGGTCGCCGACACTCTGCCCGCGTTCGGCGCGGAGCTACTGCGCAGTGGCCCGGCACCGGCCGCGACCCTGCCGGCCCCGGCCCTGACCCTGGTGTCGGAGACCCGCACCGGCGACCAGCGCACCATGAAACTGCTGCTGGACCCGCAGCGGACGGCCCGTTTCACCACGCTGCACGTGGCCACCGCGACACCGGTCACCGCGGCCACGATCGGCGGCCGGCCGGCCGAGATCGAACCGGTCACCGGCGGGAAGTGGGGCTTCGGGTTCGCCTTCCACGCGCCGCCGGAGACCGGTGTCGAGATCGAGCTGACGGTCCGGTCCACCGGCCCGGTCACCTTCCGGGTCATGGACGGCAGCGACGACCTGCCCACGGTCCCGGGTTTCCAGCCTCGCCCGGCCGGGGTCGGCGTCCTCGGTTCACACAGCAGCGAGCTGGTGGCGGTCGCCAAGACCTACACCCTGTGA
- a CDS encoding Smr/MutS family protein yields the protein MKLKLDLHDIFNRGQEIDRALRGIIDEAIQKKAPLVEIIPGKGSGALKKKVIRFLEQKEIKQLYHRVEKDGDNWGRLFVHFRHNAPTGKRGRGR from the coding sequence GTGAAGCTGAAGCTGGACCTGCACGACATCTTCAACCGGGGTCAAGAGATCGACCGCGCCCTCCGCGGGATCATCGACGAGGCGATCCAGAAGAAGGCTCCCCTCGTCGAGATCATCCCGGGGAAGGGCAGCGGGGCCCTGAAGAAGAAGGTCATCCGCTTCCTCGAGCAGAAAGAGATCAAGCAGCTCTATCACCGGGTGGAGAAGGACGGCGACAACTGGGGCCGTCTCTTCGTCCACTTCCGTCACAACGCGCCCACCGGCAAGCGCGGACGGGGCCGGTAA
- a CDS encoding tetratricopeptide repeat protein, with translation MDLLEDYRRATFFFESGDPLGAARLLEPIVEAEPHNAAVRQLLARAYFNSAQLSGAEEQLRVLVEQDPSDHYSHHVLGRTLERAGRFREALPHLRLAAAMKTQADYQEAVRRVETWLGKSTAA, from the coding sequence GTGGATCTTCTCGAGGACTACCGCAGGGCCACCTTCTTCTTCGAATCCGGCGACCCGCTCGGCGCCGCCCGGCTCCTGGAGCCGATAGTCGAGGCCGAGCCGCACAACGCCGCGGTCCGCCAGTTGCTGGCGCGGGCCTACTTCAACTCCGCCCAACTCAGCGGGGCGGAGGAGCAACTGCGCGTGCTGGTCGAGCAGGACCCCTCCGACCACTACTCGCATCATGTGCTCGGCCGGACCCTGGAGCGGGCCGGCCGTTTCCGGGAGGCGCTGCCGCACCTGCGGCTGGCTGCCGCGATGAAGACGCAGGCCGACTACCAGGAGGCCGTGCGCCGGGTCGAGACGTGGCTCGGGAAGTCCACCGCGGCGTAG
- a CDS encoding response regulator transcription factor has protein sequence MTMANTDPSTELRRPDGTPVRVLVVDDEPTLAELLSMALRYEGWDVRSAGDGMTAVRTARDFRPDAVVLDMMLPDIDGLEVLRRLRGESPEVPVLFLTAKDSVEDRITGLTAGGDDYVTKPFSLEEVVARLRGLMRRMGHAPMRTESQLVVGDLTLDEDSHEVRRAGDLITLTATEFELLRYLMRNPRRVLSKPQILDRVWNYDFGGQANVVELYISYLRKKIDAGRAPMIHTMRGAGYVLKPAD, from the coding sequence ATGACGATGGCGAACACCGATCCGAGCACCGAACTCCGGCGTCCCGACGGGACCCCGGTCCGGGTGCTCGTCGTGGATGACGAACCGACGCTGGCCGAGCTGCTGTCGATGGCTCTGCGCTACGAGGGCTGGGACGTCCGCAGCGCCGGTGACGGCATGACCGCGGTGCGCACCGCGCGCGACTTCCGGCCGGACGCCGTCGTCCTGGACATGATGCTGCCCGACATCGACGGGCTCGAGGTGCTGCGCCGCCTGCGCGGGGAGTCGCCCGAGGTGCCGGTGCTGTTCCTCACCGCCAAGGACTCGGTCGAGGACCGGATCACCGGCTTGACCGCCGGCGGCGACGACTACGTGACCAAGCCGTTCAGCCTGGAAGAGGTGGTGGCCCGGCTGCGCGGGCTGATGCGTCGGATGGGGCACGCCCCGATGCGCACCGAGTCGCAGCTCGTCGTCGGTGACCTCACCCTGGACGAGGACTCGCACGAGGTGCGCCGGGCCGGTGACCTGATCACGCTGACCGCCACCGAGTTCGAGCTGCTGCGCTACCTGATGCGCAACCCGCGCCGGGTGCTGAGCAAGCCGCAGATCCTGGACCGGGTGTGGAACTACGACTTCGGTGGGCAGGCGAACGTGGTCGAGCTCTACATCTCGTACCTGCGCAAGAAGATCGACGCCGGTCGCGCGCCGATGATCCACACCATGCGCGGCGCCGGTTACGTGCTGAAGCCGGCCGACTGA